The following are from one region of the Quercus robur chromosome 1, dhQueRobu3.1, whole genome shotgun sequence genome:
- the LOC126718279 gene encoding lysine--tRNA ligase-like, with protein MRISPELYLKELVVGVLDRVYEIGKQFRNEGIDLMHNPEFTTCEFYMAFADYNDLMELTETMLSGMVKELTGGYKIKYHANGLDEDPIEIDFTPPFRRIDMIEELEKMANLNIPKDFSSDEANKYLKDVCTKYEIKCTPPETTARLLDKVSSLLSPF; from the exons ATGCGCATTTCGCCTGAGCTCTATCTTAAGGAGCTTGTTGTTGGTGTACTTGACCGTGTTTATGAGATTGGAAAGCAGTTCAGAAATGAGGGCATCGATTTGATGCATAATCCTGAGTTCACCACCTGTGAGTTCTATATGGCTTTTGCTGACTACAATGACTTGATGGAACTCACTGAGACAATGTTGAGTG GGATGGTAAAGGAACTTACAGGcggatataaaattaaatatcatgCAAATGGGCTGGATGAGGATCCAATTGAGATTGACTTCACTCCACCTTTCAG AAGGATTGACATGATAGAAGAATTAGAGAAGATGGCGAACCTCAATATTCCCAAGGACTTTTCCAGTGATGAGGCCAACAAATATTTGAAAGACGTATGCACGAAGTATGAGATCAAATGTACCCCTCCTGAAACAACAGCGCGTTTGTTGGACAAAGTCAGTTCTCTGCTTAgtcctttttaa
- the LOC126718242 gene encoding G2/mitotic-specific cyclin S13-7-like isoform X2: protein MEARAVVPAQPRGAVKVKNEPAQGRNRRALGDIGNYGVQALDGKPNAQISRPMTRSFRAQLLAKEQGAVEINKKPVVPALDNRVAINRRRVTVKKVAEAQKRVDDKPNSDESKTATTTTTEGEKIESVSGRRSREGSSRKEVKTLTSILTARSMASCGVTVKPKPQIVNIDAADVNDELAVVEYIDDIYQFYKLEEGESRVRDYLDSQPEINARMRSILIDWLTEVHRKFELMPETLYLTINIVDRYLSRTFVSRRELQLVGISSMLIACKYEEIWAPQVNDFICLSDYAYTGEQILVMEKAILGKLEWYLTVPTPYVFLVRFIKASVSPDKEMENMVFFLAEIGLMHYPTIILYCPSMIAAAAVYAARCTLAKSPFWSETLKHHTGYSEEQLMNCAKLLVDCHMAAAAESKLRVIYCKFSNPDRGSVALFTPAKCFQAT, encoded by the exons ATGGAAGCCCGAGCAGTTGTTCCTGCACAACCAAGAG GGGCAGTTAAGGTAAAGAATGAACCAGCACAAGGAAGGAACCGGAGAGCTCTTGGAGACATTGGTAATTATGGGGTTCAAGCTTTGGATGGAAAGCCCAATGCCCAGATTTCTCGTCCCATGACAAG GAGCTTCCGTGCACAACTGTTAGCAAAAGAACAAGGGGCAGTAGAGATAAACAAG AAGCCAGTTGTGCCAGCTTTAGACAATAGAGTAGCCATTAACAGAAGGCGTGTTACTGTAAAGAAGGTTGCAGAAGCTCAAAAGAGGGTAGATGACAAGCCGAATTCTGATGAATCCAAGACTGCAACCACGACAACTACTGAAGGAGAAAAGATTGAAAGTGTTAGTGGAAGAAGGTCCAGAGAAGGGTCCTCAAGGAAGGAAGTGAAGACTCTCACATCGATCCTCACTGCTCGAAGCATG GCTTCTTGTGGTGTTACTGTCAAGCCAAAGCCACAGATTGTGAACATTGATGCCGCAGATGTCAATGATGAATTAGCAGTAGTTGAATACATTGATGACATTTATCAGTTCTACAAGCTAGAAGAA GGAGAGAGTCGTGTTCGCGATTATCTGGACTCACAGCCTGAAATTAATGCAAGGATGAGATCAATTCTGATAGACTGGTTAACTGAAGTTCatagaaaatttgaattgaTGCCTGAAACCCTCTACCTTACCATAAATATAGTTGATAGATATCTTTCTCGGACATTTGTTTCAAGGAGAGAACTTCAGTTAGTTGGCATTTCCTCAATGCTTATAGCCTGCAAGTACGAAGAAATATGGGCTCCACAG GTTAATGACTTTATCTGCCTGTCAGACTATGCTTATACAGGAGAGCAGATACTTGTCATGGAGAAAGCAATTTTGGGGAAGTTGGAGTGGTACTTAACAGTTCCTACGCCATATGTTTTTCTCGTTCGATTTATCAAAGCTTCTGTTTCACCAGATAAAGAG ATGGAGAATATGGTATTCTTTCTAGCTGAGATTGGTCTTATGCATTATCCAACTATAATTTTGTATTGTCCATCCATGATCGCGGCTGCAGCTGTCTATGCTGCACGATGTACCCTTGCTAAGAGCCCCTTTTGGAGTGAAACCTTAAAGCATCATACAGGCTACTCTGAAGAACAGTTAAT GAATTGTGCTAAGCTACTGGTTGACTGTCACATGGCTGCTGCTGCAGAAAGCAAGCTGAGGGTGATTTACTGTAAATTCTCAAATCCCGACCGAG
- the LOC126718242 gene encoding G2/mitotic-specific cyclin S13-7-like isoform X3 — protein sequence MEARAVVPAQPRGAVKVKNEPAQGRNRRALGDIGNYGVQALDGKPNAQISRPMTRSFRAQLLAKEQGAVEINKKPVVPALDNRVAINRRRVTVKKVAEAQKRVDDKPNSDESKTATTTTTEGEKIESVSGRRSREGSSRKEVKTLTSILTARSMASCGVTVKPKPQIVNIDAADVNDELAVVEYIDDIYQFYKLEEGESRVRDYLDSQPEINARMRSILIDWLTEVHRKFELMPETLYLTINIVDRYLSRTFVSRRELQLVGISSMLIACKYEEIWAPQVNDFICLSDYAYTGEQILVMEKAILGKLEWYLTVPTPYVFLVRFIKASVSPDKEMENMVFFLAEIGLMHYPTIILYCPSMIAAAAVYAARCTLAKSPFWSETLKHHTGYSEEQLMNCAKLLVDCHMAAAAESKLSPDIGSVALFTPAKCFQAT from the exons ATGGAAGCCCGAGCAGTTGTTCCTGCACAACCAAGAG GGGCAGTTAAGGTAAAGAATGAACCAGCACAAGGAAGGAACCGGAGAGCTCTTGGAGACATTGGTAATTATGGGGTTCAAGCTTTGGATGGAAAGCCCAATGCCCAGATTTCTCGTCCCATGACAAG GAGCTTCCGTGCACAACTGTTAGCAAAAGAACAAGGGGCAGTAGAGATAAACAAG AAGCCAGTTGTGCCAGCTTTAGACAATAGAGTAGCCATTAACAGAAGGCGTGTTACTGTAAAGAAGGTTGCAGAAGCTCAAAAGAGGGTAGATGACAAGCCGAATTCTGATGAATCCAAGACTGCAACCACGACAACTACTGAAGGAGAAAAGATTGAAAGTGTTAGTGGAAGAAGGTCCAGAGAAGGGTCCTCAAGGAAGGAAGTGAAGACTCTCACATCGATCCTCACTGCTCGAAGCATG GCTTCTTGTGGTGTTACTGTCAAGCCAAAGCCACAGATTGTGAACATTGATGCCGCAGATGTCAATGATGAATTAGCAGTAGTTGAATACATTGATGACATTTATCAGTTCTACAAGCTAGAAGAA GGAGAGAGTCGTGTTCGCGATTATCTGGACTCACAGCCTGAAATTAATGCAAGGATGAGATCAATTCTGATAGACTGGTTAACTGAAGTTCatagaaaatttgaattgaTGCCTGAAACCCTCTACCTTACCATAAATATAGTTGATAGATATCTTTCTCGGACATTTGTTTCAAGGAGAGAACTTCAGTTAGTTGGCATTTCCTCAATGCTTATAGCCTGCAAGTACGAAGAAATATGGGCTCCACAG GTTAATGACTTTATCTGCCTGTCAGACTATGCTTATACAGGAGAGCAGATACTTGTCATGGAGAAAGCAATTTTGGGGAAGTTGGAGTGGTACTTAACAGTTCCTACGCCATATGTTTTTCTCGTTCGATTTATCAAAGCTTCTGTTTCACCAGATAAAGAG ATGGAGAATATGGTATTCTTTCTAGCTGAGATTGGTCTTATGCATTATCCAACTATAATTTTGTATTGTCCATCCATGATCGCGGCTGCAGCTGTCTATGCTGCACGATGTACCCTTGCTAAGAGCCCCTTTTGGAGTGAAACCTTAAAGCATCATACAGGCTACTCTGAAGAACAGTTAAT GAATTGTGCTAAGCTACTGGTTGACTGTCACATGGCTGCTGCTGCAGAAAGCAAGCTGAG